The DNA segment aaaatatttgatttgtaaccaattaaccgcgataaacgaggggttACTAATCAAGTAAACAGTTAAAAAGATGTggtttttattagttattaattattattagtaagcTAAGAACCAAGGTGTGATTTTACATGTGGACAGTAAgtataattattgtaattaagcATAGTGGTCAAAACAGAATTCAGCACCGAACAAATGGCAAAGCAGATCCCAGCAGGATTTTATGGCTAAGAATCAAGATGTCGTGCTTTATAAGGCTTTAACCAGCTTAGGCCTGTCTCGGGTGGTTGGGCCTCTCAATCAAAAGGGATGTTCTCCCAGTGAAAGGAGATTCTGCTGGACTGGACAAACAAGAGTCATGTGACTGTCTTGTCTCACCAGTTTTACAAAGAGGAGTCAATGAATTAAACAATACAAGGGTTGGGCTGTACAGTTTTCTGTACAGCTGTTTAACACGACTTCTAGAACAGACTTTGCGAGTCAAGTCAAGACCTGTGACCTCTAACCTTGCAGATTTTCCCTTTGGATCACACTAGACTCTAGTAAGTCTTCCTAGCAGAACAGAAACTGATATAGTATACTATAAATCCTGAAACCTGGAACCCAACATCTCTGTAATGCATTTTTCCATAGACAATTTTCTTAGAAAAGACAACTTTGGTTCATAGTCGGTCAAAATGACTTTGCACTTACCAGTTTCTGAGTCCCTTTGCTTCTAACGAGGCAGGACTTTTCCAGATTCTGATATCCGCCAATCACTTCAATTTCCTCTACTGTTGGATACTTCTTCTTCATGGGTTCAGCAACAGTCGAAGTTGGGGTTTGGTGCTTCTGGAGTGTTTTTGCATTGGTGCACGCCACTGCGATGGGGTGATTTTTTGGGGTGATTGTGACGGTGGTTCCTCTCTTCACTTGACCGCCGGAGGCACTACGGATGGAGAATAAAGTCGGCGAGGCTACGGGGGAGGCGGCGGGAGACGGGGAACACGGGGAGGAGGCTGGAGTTGGGGCAGAGTCTGAGGGTTTTAGCGATCTCTCTGGGGATTGGTTCCTGAGATGTGAGGTGTTAATTGGGTTTGGTTGCTTGAGATGAGAcgttgaaggaaaaaaacatctGGGACGGAGTTTAGAGTTGATATCAAGTGTTTCCTCGTTTTTGGCGTAATCCTTCAACTGGTGCTTCTTGGTTCCTTTGCTTTGGGGTCCTTTTGTGTCTGAATCCTTGGAGTTTGATATTGTCGCTTCCTGAAATTTCTGGAGCCCGCAAGTGTCTTCCCCTGAGAACACGTTACCGTCCACGTTTTCTGAGATAAGGGGCTTCACCTTCACGAGATGCACTGATGGTACGTCCAAGTTCCTGTCTCTCAAACACAAACCTGACCTTGAACCAACCGTTTCCAAGTTGTATATCCGACTCATTGCTGCCAGAGAGTTGGGATGCGGTGGCGAAGGAGGATCGCAGGATGTTGTTTCAGAGACCTCCTTGACTTCCTCGTCTTCTGGACTCCGGTGGTAAGTCAGTTGTTCTTCCACATACTTCCCAGTGTTCGGTTCCTCCTCAGATATTTGACAAGATTCACCGATATCTTTGGTTACAGCATGAGCGAGATCGCTGCTTACTTCCTCTCCGTCTACACTGTGTGAATGTcggacagaaacaggaagttgaggGCAGTTTTTCAACAGGGCGACTTCCTGTGTGATGTCAAGAGCAGTCACGGATATCTGGGCCTCTGCGTCTTCCTCACAGCTCTCTGCTGCAACCATGGTCTTCTGCAAATGTTCTGCGGGTTTTTCCGTGTCACCTTCTGTTGCACCTTCACTTCCATCCACACCAAGTGTCCGACTCTGTCGAAGCCTCTCTTGCTCCCGTtgtctaattttctcacgtAGGGACTCAATACGGCTCAAAGGCTTGCCGACTCTCCAGCTATCCCGCCTCTCAACCATGGATCCTCCTTCCGAGTCTTTATTTTCCTTGCTTTGACTTGAGGTCTTTTTTCGATCCAAATCCTCAGCAACATAAAAAACGGTCCTGGGGATTTGGATCTCAAGGGAACCTGGAGGGTTTCCCATCGGAGGGATTCTTTTCGGGGATCTGGGAGTAGAGTTTTCATTGTGAATTTGTCCCCTCGGAGTTCTTTCATTGGTATAATCGGCTAATTTTTGTACTTTGAGTTCTTCTGTTTGATAGGATGATCCAATATGTTCTGCCTCTTTTGGGACTACGGTACTCAGAAGACCGGAGTACTCTTTGTGATCGGATTCAAGTCGGAAGCAGGTCTCAGCGGATGCACAAGGGTTTTCCAAAACATTCAGTAatgttttgtcaatttttttcgGTTTTCCGGAGTCACAATCATTCTCTGTGATCAGCTCCCTTTTTTCCGTGACGCTCCATGGCGCTGCTCTTTCAGCTGTCCTCGTCTTCGCATCTTGCTTAATCGGAATTCTCCTTGCATATGAGATTCCCTCTGTGCTTTTAACAGACGCCATCGTAAATCCTTCTTTGTCTTCATTGTTCGATATCCCTGACTTTTTGACTTCAGTACTATTTTGGAATCCCATTCTCGTCTGTGTCGCATCACTCGGATTCTCACATCCGATTTTACCCTTTGTTGCCGTGTCTTTCCCTAAGCCTGCTACGCGCCTATCCGAATATATCCTCTCATGTGTTTTCCTCTCAAAACCGACATCCGGATCCAAGCCGTTCTCCTTAGCACTCAGGAGCCTATCAGAGAAGCTAAAGGAGCGTTTGGGTACACCTTTAAGAACCGCATTTCTCCCATCCGACATGTTTTCCGCTGTTCGTTCATTATTATCACTAAAGTGTTTCCTTTTTCCGGGTCGGAGGAAATTATCGGAACTTTTTGATCTACACGGAGGCTTACGGAGTTCTCCGAATTTAGTAAGCAGCTGGCTAACTCGTCCACCTTTTTCATGAAACACATTGTCATCCAAGCTGGAATCTTTTATCATTGTCGCCTGGCCGCATGGTTTTTCCTTATCTTTGGAATTCTCCTTCAACCGGGATATGTCGGTTCTCatgtccttctttccttctgtaTCGCCATCTTCCCTCCCAGAGGTTCGATCTTCCATGGTGGTTGTGGGCTTTATGATAAGAACATCTGATGCTCTGATTTCGGTTACGTTAGCTCCTCCGGCTAGGATCTCCCGAAGATCCATTTTCATCCCTCTTCTTCCTTGGAACTCCTCCTCAGACCTCTCCGCTTCCATGTCCCTCCATTTAGGTCTTCTTTCGTCATTACCTCGCTGGTCTTGttcaatgatgatgatattgTCCGCCCGTATGGTTCGGAGACAAGGGACCAGCGAAGAGAAAGAAGTTTCATTTTCCTCTTTCGGGAATTCTTTATCCTTGATTACATCTATCCATGAACATTTGTCCTTTTCCCGTACCtccttttttgtgtcttttcctTGACTTCGGTCTCTGCTCTTTTCTTTGTCTCGTCCTTCACTTAAATCTCGGAATCTTTCTATTTTTAGCTCTATGTTCATCCCTCGTCCTCTGTCCCCGTCGTGACTCTTAGGGGCCATTTTGTCTTTTGCTTCCACCTCGTGGTACCCAACATCTTTCCCCTTCCTCCAAACACTTTGCGTTCGAATAAATGGGTTTTCATGGACTGGCACGATCGTTTCCATGGACACCTCACTTGCTGGTTTAAGTTCGGCATCCGCCCACTGGCCCGGGTCTGGACTGAGTGACTGTTCGTTTCCTTGATTGACAGTTACAGAGCTGTCTGTGTCGCTCAATGCATCAGAAGGAGGTTGAGCGTCTACTTGCAGCACGGAGAGATCTCTTTCCTTCTCCCTGTCAAacaggacttcctgttttgctttCCTACGCTGGATGATGCCTCGCTTCCAGGCAGGCATGTTGGCaaatttctcctcctcctctttttctcTCCTCCCTCGCTCTTCTTCCTCTCTCCTCTTTTTCTCCAACAGGAGTTGCTTCCATTCCGGGAGAGAGGACACGGACATGACAATACAGCAAGATGGGGTGTCGCCCTTTGGCCTCTGGGACTGGGGGTGCAGAAATAAGGAGGTACATTTAGTTACAGTAAATCATTACTCAcacattgtgtacatttttgttaattGGGATGTTTTAAATAAAGACTCATAAATACAAACTCGAGTCAATTTGTGTCTACAGTATTTAATTACAATCGACACAATATAACCCATGTTTGTACCTTATCCAAGTCTGTTTGTACCTTATCCAAGGCTAAAAAGGTACCAGCAACAAGATTAGGAccatgtaaaaagtaaaaaagtaaagtaaaaagtttaacattattagagccccctcgacatgatataacacccctacagtcacctttacagtcatcATATCAAATATAGTagaatgtttaacattattagagccctctatacatgaaatagcacccctacagtcacctttacattcgtattacccaataaagtataatgtttaacattattagagccctctatacatgaaatagcacccctacagtcgcctttacatttgtattacccaatagagtggaatgtttgacattattagagccctctatacatgaaataacacccctacagtcacctttacattcatattaccaatatagtagaatgtttaacattattagagcactctggacatgatataacacccctacagtcaactttgcactcatattaacaaatatagtagaatgtttaacattattagaggcctctagacatgaaacaacaaccctacagtcacctttacagtcatattaccaAATAGAGTagaatgtttaacattattagagccctctagacatgaaataacaaccctacagtcacctttactgtcgtattacccaatatagtagaatgtttaacattattagagccctctagacatgaaataacacccctacaggcaCCATTACaatggtattacccaatatagtagaatgtttaacattgttagagccctctagacatgaaataacaaccctatagtcacgtttacagtcgtattaccaaatatagaaTGTTTAGAGCCcccgagacatgaaataacaaccctatagtcacctttacagtcgtaTTACCAAATAGAGTagaatgtttaacattattagagccctctagacattaaataacaaccctacagtcacctttacagtcatattacctaatatggTGGAatgtttaacattgttagagccctttGGACATCAAATAataaccctatagtcacctttacagtcgtattaccaaatcaaatcaaatcccTTGGCTCTGCCTGTGTCCAAGTTTGTaaacaaaatatcaacaatataaacaaaaaaaaaactcagataTTTATGAAATTAGTGAAATCGTGACCTCATCCGGTAATGATATCACCGATATCGACATTGGATCAACCTGCCCACTCTTTCTCATTAGATATCAGTCTTAATATTGCCTATGTACGTCTCAGTCTTCATTATTACAAATTCATGTAACATGTTGTGGTAATTATGTCAATTATATCGATCTTTCATTTTCACAGTACATGATAAACACTGTAAAACTACCAACAAGCTAAGCTTAAAAAGTATTTCAATGATACTTACAAGACTCCTTTGGTTTGCTATTGCAGCATCCGCTTGAACTTCACACTCATTCCGTCTCCTAGCGCATAAATTAATCCTCCTAgtgtaaatatacacatatatacatatatatttacactgGCAAAAAATAGTTTTCAAACCGAAGTGAGCGCGTGTCAGAACATGGCGACATGACCGAGGAATAGTAAATATTGCCAGCTTCGCAGCGCCAGCACAGTAATCCGATAATTACGCTCAATTCCATCAGAAGAGTTAAGTGGCAAGCACCATATTGTGGGACCTAAGAAAAGGCGTTTAAAGAACACGACCGTCTGCCCGGGATCTaaccccccaccacacacacacacacacacacggtctcATCCCTCCATTCTGTAGGGCTAATTGGAGGAGATCTACAAGTTCACAATACACTCATTTACCAAGTcatatactacatactgtaccaCATTCTCTTTATTACTACAAGAAGTATTATTAATACTGTAATgctaaagttttttttccccccaagatattttatattttgatgtATTGGTGAATTTTTAACCATCTGAATGAAACgttaagagccctctagacatgaaataacacccctacagtcaactttacactcgtattacccaatatagtacaatgtttagcattattagagccctctagacattaaataacacccctacagtcacctttacacttgtgtattacccaatatagtagaatgtttaacattagagcactctagacatgatgtaacacccctacagtcaactttacactcgtattacccaatatagtagaatgtttggcattattagagcccttgtgacattaaataacaaccctacagtcacctttacacttgtgtattacccaatatagtagaatgtttagcattattagagccctatagacttcatataacacccctacagtcactttacattcatattgccaatatagtagaatgtttaatattattagagctctgtagacatgaaatagcacccctacagccacctttacattcgtattacccaataaagtagaatgtttaacattattagagccctcaatacatgaaatagcacccctacagtcacctttacattcgtattactGAATAAAGTagaatatttaacattattagagcccccaatacatgaaatagtacccctacagtcacctttacattcgtattacccaatatagtagaatgtttaacattattagagccctctatacatgaaatagcacccctacagtcgtctttacatttgtattacccaatagagtacaatgtttaaaattattagagccctctagacatgaaataacaaccctatagtcacctttacagtcatattaccaaatatagtagaatgtttaacattattagagccctctatacatgaaatagcacccctacagttgcctttacattcatattacccaatatagtagacaaaataagagattaaagacataaataatgctTGTGTCTTGTTTTAAATGTATTCCAGCGCTATACAAGGTTTAGGTTTAGTAtagataatataataagaattattataatatcaaAAAAAGGCTCAAGACCCTTTCATTTGCCAGTATGCAGCCCTGTATTGAGTATGGACATGGCTGTAACACCGATAACCTTTAATATCCAATtagcattaaaaataaacactcaTGTTCATATAAATGAAAACGTAGTGAGCTGTTATCAGCCTCTAAGGTTCTTCCTGCAGAACATCATTTTGACTTCggactttcactttcactttcactcctCCTTGTGGTTACTATCCCGATGAGGGATTGTAGCCGTGGCCCGGTGAGGCTCATAAAAGAGCTGCACCTTGGTGCTAAGCTGTTTGCAGAGGAAAGCTAAATCCTGTTTGTCCAGCGAGTGTGCCAGCGTCAGGTAGGCTGACATGGTTAATGCCAGGAGCAGCCGGTCCAAGGATAAAGCCGGCAGGAACCACAAAACCACACCAAGCTCCAAGCACACCGGGTGGCGGAAGTGAGACAGGAAGCGTTGTGCCTCGGGCGACTTATGGGACAGGGGCTCCCCCAGACCTAAACACTTATAatacacctaaaaaaaaagaacatcagtaTTAAATTACATACAAACAAACCATTACAGTTAGTTTTTATTAGCACCTTTTACACCTTTCGTATTACCAAATAGAGTagaatgtttaacattattagagccctctagacatgaaataacacccctatagtcacctttacagtcgtattaccaaatatagtagaatgtttaacattattagagccctctagacatcaaataacaaccctatagtcacctttgcagtCGTATTACCTAATAGAGTagaatgtttaacattattagagccctctagacatgaaataacaaccctatagtcacctttacagtcgtattaccaaatatagtgggatgtttaacattattagagccctctagacatgaaatagcaaccctatagtcacctttacagtcgtattaccaaatatagtggaatgtttaacattattagagccctctagacatgaaatagcaaccctatagtcacctttacagtcgtaTTAccaatagagccctctagacacgacttaacaaccctacagtcacctttacagtcgtaTTACCAAATATCGTagaatgtttaacattattagagccgtctagatatgaaataacaaccctatagtcacctttacagtcgtattaccaaatatagtggaatgtttaacatgattagagccctctagacattaaataacaaccctaaaccaaaaaaaaactatttatgaagatattatttattatttaagatATTTATGAAATTAGTGAAATGACCTCATCCGGTAATGATACCACCGATATCGACATTGGATATTCTCATTAGATATCGGTCTTAAACCGTAACCAGAAGTAATTATCCCTGTGTTCCATCGGCTATCTATGACATCACAATTGCCTGCTATGAAAGTTCTGTGCACCTGTTTGATGCCCAGTAGTTCTGGGTAGTCAAAGATCAGGAGGATGCTGCAGATGATGGCCCAGCAGAAGAAGTGCACAACAAAGCAGAGCAGAGGGAACCAGACACTCCATGGTGCATGACGCACTGACCACAGACAGGGGGCGCCAGATACAGGCTGCCAGTAATTCATCAGAATCTAACGGTGGAGAGGATAaacattaatgttttttttacatttattaaacaaaaaaatgttttatagtGACTTTTGAAGATTACATGAAACCTTATGCAATAAATATATGCACCACCAATGTATTTATCAATTTATATACATCTATTTGTATACAATGTATAATATAACAAGCTCTGTACCTGCAGAGCCAGTGCTGTGGTGAAGCAGTATGCAGTCCGGTTCAGGGACCCGAGGACTGACTGGCAGGCCTGTTTTACAGGAGTCCATGCAAGCAGACTATGTTGCAAGGTGAAGAGAACCAGCAGAGCAACGTCCACAACCAATGGCTTAAGGACAGAGCTGTCCTGCAGGGCCGCTGACCACGGTATGGTGTCTTAGGAGAGGGAATAAAGAagagtaaaataaattaatatatgtgTGCTGATCTTCGGTTAAAATGTTTAACATTCGGGTacaatggaccaatcagcttcCGGCTTTATTAGCATTTTCCAACATTTAACCAATCACGGACACGAGCTTTCTGTTGCTGATAAATAGTGGATATTATTAAACTTTTGGTTATCTGGTGCGATGACGTGTTGATACGCTTGCTATTATTATACTACGTCACAGTAAAAATCACGTAATTCAaagtaaatgaaaaaatgttgcGCCCAacgtggggctcgaacccacgaccctgagattaagagtctcatgctctaccgactgagctagcCGGGCAGTTGAATACTACTACACGTGGTAgccattaaaaactaaaaaggaCAAAATTTTGAAAGTTTGAAACACTTCATCAAAATTATAGTCTTCGAAGTAACTATCAAGTCGATACACTTACGGGAAAACTGTCtcattctaacaaaaaaagttcCCTTACAAGCAGTAGTTAGCCGAAAGCTTTACCTTGACAGAGTGACGTCTCTCCCGTAATGTTATGGTAAATGACTCGAAATGATATAAACCGAATAAAATCTGCTCCAGATATGAAAACAAACGCAAAGTTAAGCAATGCCGCTGTGCAAAGCCCGCAGGCACGAAGAGTGACTGACGCCATTTCAAACAGACTGTTTTTGCTACATTTGGCAAGTGGTCTCTTCCGGGACTGCAGATTGTTGTAGTTACAAATATGTGACACGTAGAGGCGCTGCCAAACTTCTATTAAATTCCCCATCTTGTATGATCCATACAGTATcactattaattaattataggTGTCATTTGTTGtgtcataaaataattaaaatgccCGTTTATGATGCAACATTACAAAATGACATTCAAAATTCCGGTGTTTAGTTAATGCACCTTAGCGCGTGTGTGATTGGTGGATAACCAGGAAGTGTGcgatttttacatttcatttcatggatAACCAGGAAGTGTATGTTATTtacatttcagttcatttttaaGGTTCTATAACAACCATTTaccacacaaaaaaaccttcaaaatGTCTCTATTAGCCTCAATAGATGCCAAACTAGGAGTAAAGCATGATTAGCAACTTTTAAACTTCTGTCATAGAAGTGATGGGTGTCACTATGAAATCCGTACAGGAAACGCAGTTCGTTTTGCGCATGTGCGAGACTCAAAGCAACATAAATGGTCAGTAACCATACttcatatatgtaatattttgggAGTGAGGAGGACTTTATTAGTGACTCTTGTCTCTTGACAGttgttttattgtctttattcacCAAGACTTGAggcttaaaaatataataataaaaaaaaaataaaacagatgaCACACTTGAGTCATTAATTGCAGGAAAAAAGTGTAATAGGACATAATATTATGTACATCAATGATGCGTCAACCTTCAAACAAAGTCAACATCACACCCATAGCAGTCCACATGATAGTAGTTGTTGGATGAAACCACTTGAATCGACTCTGGGCAACCCTGAAACAATGACAATgagttgtaaacaaatgtgcatTGTGAGAAATgacttattattaattataatgtatatttacCTCAGTTGGCAGTATAGGCTTATTGCAAGATGCACAGCAAGGAGCCTGCGCCCTGAAACCACCATCAGCCTCTTTCATGTCAAGCCTGTCTTGTAGCTTTTGGGTTGATTCTTTCTTAAGTGGGAAAAAAACTCACTTATGGTAGTCTGTGACACAGTAAATCTTGTCATCCGCGCCCACGGTGAAGGGCTGATCCTCTAGCTTCTGTCTGCAGACAACGCAGCGGAAACAGGCCGAGTGGTAGGATTTCCCACGGGCCTGCAGGACCTGATGACATACACAATCTTCCACACGCATATACAccgcatacatactgtacataaatatgCAGTAGATGACTCACCATATCCATGATTAAGTGACCGCAGCTGTTGCACACTTCAGGGGTTGGATGAACTCCTGAGTACTGAATGTAATAAAATACTATTACATTGCTGTCTACGATATCTCATGTGAGAtattttattacagtttattcattttttttctaccacaaAACACAATCACGGTATTCAATTGTGTTGCCAACTatttatacacagtatataaaaGTATCAATGATATCATAAAAATGGTTGATATAAAGTGTAGACTTACCAAAAAATCCTCCTCACAGTAGGTACTTCCTGCCATTGTATAAAACGGCTTTCCCCGAAGCTTTTTACCTGAAATGAATACTAAATTTACAACAAATTTCCATCTAATCCGACACGGTATATACATCTTTCACATttacatatacacataaatacatatttgtgtCAGGAGTTAAATGAACATCTCCCTTGGTGGCAACTACAATGATTTGATGCTTGAAAAGgtgcaaaaattaaaatttcgaATGAAAAACAAGAGCCGCTCGGAAGCTGAAGCtagactgaaatgctgtggaaatacgctaaaacatagaatgaaagtaaattgttattttgagttCAAATCGGGAATTGAACCTACCACCTCTGTGTCTGGAGTACTATTCCAGCTGTGCAATACAATTTTTACTTATTTGCCACAATTAGGGTACCAGAAGGGTATGCCAAATAAGTCTAGTGTGATCTCCCATGACcttgggtgtccaaaatgtggagcatgtttttttatCGGTCTGACACGAATATGAAGTGCTTTGAAAAGATGCAAAAATCAAAATTTCGAATGAAAAACAGGAGCCGCTCGGAAGCTAAAGCTgggctgaaatgctgtggaaatacgctaaaatgtagaataaaagtaaatttgttattttgagtTCAAatcgtggaattgaaccacccACTTCTGGGTCACAGTAGGTACTTTTTGCCATTGCATGAAAACAGGAGCCGcttggaagctgaagctggactgaaatgctttgGAAATACACTAAAACGTAGAATTAaagtaaattgttattttgagttCAAATcgggaattgaaccaaccacCTCTGGGTCTGGATCTAAGCACTATTCCAGCCACGCAATACAACTTTTACTTATTTGCCACAATTGGGGTACCAGAAGGGTATGCCAAATAAGTCTAGTGTGATCTCCCATGACcttgggtgtccaaaatgtggagcatgtttttttatCGGTCTGACACGAATATGAAGTGCTTTGAAAAGATGCGAAAATCAAAATTTCGAATGAAAAACAGGAGCCActcggaagctgaagctgggctgaaatgctgtggaaatatgctaaaatgtagaataaaagtaaatttgttattttgagtTCAAatcgtggaattgaaccaaccacTTCTGGGTCACAGTAGGTACTTTTTGCCATTGCATGAAAACAGGAGCCGcttggaagctgaagctggactgaaatgctgtggaaatactctaaaacgtagaatgaaagtaaattgttattttgagttCAAATcgggaattgaaccaaccacCTGTGGGTGTGGATCCAAGCACTATTCCAGCTGCGCAATACAACTTTTACTTATTTGCCACAAATAAGTCTAGTGTGatctcccatcatgctttgcagcactgtttttttaaacagttgtTTAACattgcatattatttttttgtcattctatGTACATAAGTAAATAATCGGTGTGTATTTAAATAGAATGAGcgctgaacattttgatgttttatttgtttgaatTGGTTACAAAATTGAGGAGTAATTAGCTATGAATAATGCGGAATAAATAGCTGAAAATGGCCGACAACAATAACGTATCATGAAGTATACAACTCACTACACAAACTGCAGGTGAAACAAGATTCATGGAATAGTTGTCCCATGGCCCGGCAGGCTTTCCCTGCACCATGCACCTCTTTATTGCACTTTACACACTGGCCTGCAAACAACATACACATaaagaaacatattttaatCCAGAATACACAACAAACTGTCCTTTGTCAATGCATAGGATCAGTACAAAACACGTTCCTTCTTaccaaagtaaagtaaactgGGGTCCATATTTTATTCCTTCTTTTGCAAGGTTGTCTTTTCCCTCGAGAGCCTCCAAGCTAGACTGTCGCCGGGTTTAATTTTGTACAGACAGCTGTAAGGAGAGTTGGCGTATGAGATGGTACCATCGGTCTCTCTgggtcaacccccccccccccccccccccccacttggtATTGAGCCAAGTGGGTGGCAACAGTCCAAACGGTGTCATTTTACACACactgtatttatgtgttgtgtaaatgtaatggtaatggtaatggttttatttcatttgaacatgcatcagattacaattgaatgcatcccataatcagttcacagttccacatgtccaaaaggagtaggaagaagcaaagcttattaaatcctacccctccatctggtacttttacaatcagtaactg comes from the Doryrhamphus excisus isolate RoL2022-K1 chromosome 14, RoL_Dexc_1.0, whole genome shotgun sequence genome and includes:
- the ppp1r18 gene encoding nipped-B-like protein B isoform X2, giving the protein MSVSSLPEWKQLLLEKKRREEEERGRREKEEEEKFANMPAWKRGIIQRRKAKQEVLFDREKERDLSVLQVDAQPPSDALSDTDSSVTVNQGNEQSLSPDPGQWADAELKPASEVSMETIVPVHENPFIRTQSVWRKGKDVGYHEVEAKDKMAPKSHDGDRGRGMNIELKIERFRDLSEGRDKEKSRDRSQGKDTKKEVREKDKCSWIDVIKDKEFPKEENETSFSSLVPCLRTIRADNIIIIEQDQRGNDERRPKWRDMEAERSEEEFQGRRGMKMDLREILAGGANVTEIRASDVLIIKPTTTMEDRTSGREDGDTEGKKDMRTDISRLKENSKDKEKPCGQATMIKDSSLDDNVFHEKGGRVSQLLTKFGELRKPPCRSKSSDNFLRPGKRKHFSDNNERTAENMSDGRNAVLKGVPKRSFSFSDRLLSAKENGLDPDVGFERKTHERIYSDRRVAGLGKDTATKGKIGCENPSDATQTRMGFQNSTEVKKSGISNNEDKEGFTMASVKSTEGISYARRIPIKQDAKTRTAERAAPWSVTEKRELITENDCDSGKPKKIDKTLLNVLENPCASAETCFRLESDHKEYSGLLSTVVPKEAEHIGSSYQTEELKVQKLADYTNERTPRGQIHNENSTPRSPKRIPPMGNPPGSLEIQIPRTVFYVAEDLDRKKTSSQSKENKDSEGGSMVERRDSWRVGKPLSRIESLREKIRQREQERLRQSRTLGVDGSEGATEGDTEKPAEHLQKTMVAAESCEEDAEAQISVTALDITQEVALLKNCPQLPVSVRHSHSVDGEEVSSDLAHAVTKDIGESCQISEEEPNTGKYVEEQLTYHRSPEDEEVKEVSETTSCDPPSPPHPNSLAAMSRIYNLETVGSRSGLCLRDRNLDVPSVHLVKVKPLISENVDGNVFSGEDTCGLQKFQEATISNSKDSDTKGPQSKGTKKHQLKDYAKNEETLDINSKLRPRCFFPSTSHLKQPNPINTSHLRNQSPERSLKPSDSAPTPASSPCSPSPAASPVASPTLFSIRSASGGQVKRGTTVTITPKNHPIAVACTNAKTLQKHQTPTSTVAEPMKKKYPTVEEIEVIGGYQNLEKSCLVRSKGTQKLGKVCFDEDQLEQVCEYPSETSMWASGTSEVPQGDETQEAEADGGVIVSKSSRNLSTAIGHGLRVDESCPR